CGGATCATCCAGGGGGTTCCGGAAAGCTGCTCACCGAGCCAGGGAGAAGAGGGCATCGCCCAACTGGAGGAGCTGTTCGCCCGGCTGGACGTGCCGCACCGGATGCGGGACATCGTGCCCGACGCCTCCAAGCTGGAACAGATATGCAGGATGGCGGTGCACGATGCCTGCATGCTGACCAACCCCCGCAAGGCCGACTGGAAGGATCTTCTGGCCATTTGCAGGGAGGCGTGGTGATGGTCCAACCCACGGACCTACAGGACCTGATCGGCATCGAGCACAGCAAGCTCGGCTTTTTTCAGGAACTGCGCCAGAAGGTGGAAGAACTCAAGGAGTCCAACAAGCGCTCCGAGGAGCAACGCCGGGAAATCGCGGCGATTCTGGACGGAATCACCGACGTGATGATGGTCTTGTCCGAGAACCTGCGGATCATCTCGGTGAACCACGTCTTTCGGCACTTGTTCGATGATCCCCATCCCGAGGGAAAGTTCTGCTACGAATTGTTCCGCCATGAGAATCATCCCTGCCAGGAGTGCCCGGCGTTCCGCTCCCTGGCCACCAACTCGGTCTGCCGGGACACGGCCATCTTCAAGCTCAAGGGCCGCAATCGGCAGTTCGAGATGGTCGCCTCGCCGCTGAAGAATCCCGAGTGGCCGGAGCACCGGGTGTTGATTTTCAAGCGCGACGTGACCCTGGAGAAGGAATACCAGGCCAAGTATTATCAGGTGGAAAAAATGGCCACCATGGGCATGCTGGCCGCCGGCGTGGCCCACGAGGTGAACAACCCCATGGCGGCCATCCGCGGCTTCGCCGAGGGCCTACAGCGGAGGCTGCCCCGGATCGAGGGAGTGGTGGAGTCGGAGCTGGCCCAGGACTTTCGCGAATATACGGACATCATTCTCAAGGAATGTCATCGCTGTCAGAAGATCATCCAAACCCTGCTGACCTTCAGCCGTCCGGTTTCCGCGGCCTTCTCCCCCCTGGCCCTGAACAAGATCGTCACGGATACCCTGCGCTTGGTGGACCACCATCTGCGCAGGCGAAACGGTTTGAAAATTCACCTGCTTCTTGCCGATGAACTTCCCCTGATCTATGGAGACGAATCCCAGCTCAAACAGGTGATCCTGAATCTGCTGGTCAACGCCCTGGACGCCATCCAAGGCGAGGGGGCCATCCAGATCAAGACCAGTTGCGTGGAAGAGGAGGAGGTCTGCCTGTGCATCGAGGACACCGGGTGCGGCATTCCTCCGGAAAATTTGGATAAAATGTTCGAGCCCTTCTTCACCACCAAGCCCGTGGGCAAGGGAATCGGGATCGGGCTGGCCTCCTGCTACAATATCGTCCAGGAGCACGGAGGAGATATCTCCGTCACCAGCGAGGTGTGCAAAGGGTCTCGATTCACCGTCTGCCTTCCGTTGAACTCCAATGTAAGGATCTCGTGAGCGAACACTACTCGGTCCTCGTCGTTGACGACGAGGAATCCATCCTCAAGTTGTTCCAGAAGGAATTTTCCCGGCCGGAGCGGACCATTCACGTCGCGTCCTCCGCGGCCCAGGCCCGGCAGTTGACCCGGCGCAACGTCTACGACGTGGCTATCCTGGACATCCGCCTACCGGACGCTGATGGGCTGGACCTGTTCACCGAGTTCAAGGAACGGCTCCAGGACGTGGAAATCATCCTGATCACCGGCCACGGCAACATCGACAGCGCGGTCCAGGCCATGAAGCTGGGGGCCTACGACTACATCACCAAGCCCTTCAATCTGGACAAACTGGAGC
This genomic stretch from Desulfonatronum sp. SC1 harbors:
- a CDS encoding nitrogen regulation protein NR(II); its protein translation is MVQPTDLQDLIGIEHSKLGFFQELRQKVEELKESNKRSEEQRREIAAILDGITDVMMVLSENLRIISVNHVFRHLFDDPHPEGKFCYELFRHENHPCQECPAFRSLATNSVCRDTAIFKLKGRNRQFEMVASPLKNPEWPEHRVLIFKRDVTLEKEYQAKYYQVEKMATMGMLAAGVAHEVNNPMAAIRGFAEGLQRRLPRIEGVVESELAQDFREYTDIILKECHRCQKIIQTLLTFSRPVSAAFSPLALNKIVTDTLRLVDHHLRRRNGLKIHLLLADELPLIYGDESQLKQVILNLLVNALDAIQGEGAIQIKTSCVEEEEVCLCIEDTGCGIPPENLDKMFEPFFTTKPVGKGIGIGLASCYNIVQEHGGDISVTSEVCKGSRFTVCLPLNSNVRIS